One genomic region from Campylobacter concisus encodes:
- the gyrB gene encoding DNA topoisomerase (ATP-hydrolyzing) subunit B, translated as MENNYGAENIKVLKGLEAVRKRPGMYIGDTNISGLHHMIYEVVDNSIDEAMAGYCDTIDVELTREGSAIISDNGRGIPVDMHPTEKISAATVVLTVLHAGGKFDKDTYKVSGGLHGVGVSVVNALSKKLVVNIKRDGKLHRQEFAKGIPQSDLEVIKTTNRTGTQVEFWPDDSIFEVTEFDDEILVKRFRELAYLNPKITINFKDQRNGRSESFHYEGGLESFVTDMNKANAVSKAVSFSGGEDDVLVDFALLYNDTYSENLLSFVNNIKTPDGGTHEAGFRAGLTRVITNYVQANAAAREKDTKITGEDIREGLIAVVSVKVPEPQFEGQTKGKLGSSYVKPIVQKMVFDVLTKYFEENPIEARAIMDKALMAARGREAAKKARDLTRKKESMSVGTLPGKLADCQSKDPVISELYLVEGDSAGGSAKQGRDRVFQAILPLKGKILNVEKARLDKILKSDEIKNMITALGCGIGDEFDAEKLRYHKIIIMTDADVDGSHIQTLLLTFFFRFLNKVVENGHIYLAQPPLYRYKKGKKEIYLKDEKALNEFLIETGIEGVDIEGIGSTDLIDFLKIVAAYRSVLKELEKRFNVLSAIRYMIENPDIVSKSYNEIFEILKNFLKAEGHNILNHYVSDDEIRIYVQTESGLEELVVNENLFTNPLYEEALYISQKIKERGLDLHSDVIDVLDEVEKNAKKGAYIQRYKGLGEMNPEQLWETTMNPENRRLLKIDINDAISASDTFNLFMGDEVEPRRNYIQDHAKDVKHLDI; from the coding sequence ATGGAAAATAATTACGGCGCAGAAAATATTAAAGTACTAAAAGGGCTTGAGGCAGTTAGGAAGCGCCCAGGCATGTATATAGGCGATACTAACATAAGCGGTCTTCACCACATGATCTATGAAGTAGTTGATAACTCTATCGACGAAGCGATGGCAGGATACTGCGATACGATAGATGTTGAGCTTACACGTGAGGGCTCAGCGATCATTAGCGATAATGGCCGTGGTATCCCAGTAGATATGCACCCAACTGAGAAAATTTCAGCTGCGACTGTTGTTTTAACTGTTCTTCACGCTGGTGGTAAATTTGACAAGGATACTTATAAAGTCTCAGGCGGTCTTCACGGCGTTGGTGTATCTGTCGTAAATGCACTTTCTAAAAAGCTAGTCGTAAATATCAAGCGTGATGGCAAACTTCACAGACAAGAATTTGCAAAAGGTATTCCACAAAGTGATCTTGAAGTTATAAAAACTACAAACCGCACAGGCACACAAGTCGAATTTTGGCCAGATGATAGCATATTTGAAGTGACTGAATTTGATGACGAAATTTTAGTAAAGAGATTTCGCGAGCTAGCATATCTAAACCCAAAGATAACTATAAATTTCAAAGACCAAAGAAATGGCAGAAGCGAGAGTTTTCACTATGAAGGCGGACTTGAGAGCTTTGTAACTGATATGAACAAGGCAAATGCTGTTAGTAAAGCAGTATCATTTAGTGGCGGCGAAGATGACGTGCTTGTTGATTTTGCACTACTTTACAACGACACTTATAGTGAAAATTTACTAAGCTTTGTAAATAACATCAAAACTCCAGATGGCGGTACTCACGAGGCTGGCTTTAGAGCGGGTCTTACAAGAGTTATCACAAACTACGTTCAAGCAAACGCTGCTGCACGTGAAAAAGATACAAAAATAACTGGCGAAGATATCCGTGAGGGACTTATCGCAGTTGTTAGTGTAAAAGTGCCAGAGCCGCAGTTTGAGGGACAAACAAAGGGCAAACTAGGCTCAAGCTATGTAAAACCTATCGTTCAAAAGATGGTTTTTGACGTGCTTACAAAGTATTTTGAAGAAAATCCTATCGAAGCAAGAGCGATAATGGATAAAGCTCTAATGGCAGCTCGTGGTAGAGAAGCCGCTAAAAAAGCTAGGGATCTAACTCGTAAAAAAGAGAGCATGAGCGTAGGCACGCTCCCTGGCAAACTAGCTGATTGTCAGAGCAAAGATCCAGTAATTAGCGAGCTATATCTAGTGGAGGGCGACTCTGCGGGCGGTTCAGCAAAGCAGGGGCGTGATAGGGTTTTTCAAGCGATATTGCCGCTTAAAGGTAAAATTCTAAACGTTGAAAAGGCAAGACTGGATAAAATTTTAAAATCTGATGAGATAAAAAATATGATAACAGCGCTAGGATGTGGTATCGGAGATGAATTTGACGCTGAAAAGCTTAGATATCATAAGATCATCATCATGACCGATGCTGACGTCGATGGTAGCCACATTCAGACGCTACTTTTAACTTTCTTCTTTAGATTTTTAAATAAAGTTGTAGAAAATGGTCATATTTACCTAGCTCAGCCGCCACTTTATCGCTATAAAAAAGGTAAGAAAGAAATTTATCTAAAAGATGAAAAGGCGTTAAACGAATTTCTTATCGAAACTGGCATCGAGGGCGTTGATATAGAGGGTATAGGCAGTACTGATTTGATTGATTTTTTAAAGATCGTTGCAGCTTATAGAAGCGTCTTAAAAGAGCTTGAAAAACGCTTTAACGTCCTTTCAGCGATCCGCTATATGATAGAAAATCCAGACATCGTTTCAAAAAGCTACAATGAAATTTTTGAAATTTTAAAGAATTTCTTAAAAGCTGAGGGTCACAACATCCTAAATCACTACGTTAGCGATGATGAGATTAGAATTTATGTCCAAACTGAAAGCGGCTTAGAAGAGCTTGTGGTAAATGAAAATTTATTTACAAACCCACTCTATGAAGAGGCGCTTTATATTAGCCAAAAGATAAAAGAGCGTGGTCTAGACTTGCATAGTGACGTTATAGACGTTCTTGATGAAGTAGAAAAAAATGCGAAAAAAGGCGCATATATCCAGCGCTACAAAGGTCTTGGTGAGATGAACCCTGAGCAGCTTTGGGAGACTACGATGAACCCTGAGAACAGAAGACTTTTAAAAATCGATATAAACGACGCTATAAGCGCTTCTGACACGTTTAATCTCTTCATGGGCGATGAGGTCGAGCCAAGAAGAAACTACATCCAAGACCACGCAAAAGATGTTAAACACTTGGATATTTAA
- the queF gene encoding preQ(1) synthase encodes MSEEMKYGEKILKEFDVESDLEVWENKQTRDYVIKITLPEFCCLCPRSGYPDFATIYLEYIPNKLVVELKAIKLYINSFMNRNISHEDSINEIYSVLEKKLEPKFMKIVGDFNPRGNVHTVIEISSDLVVKKPAEDKEFTPRSRERSFSDKPRERRSTSDRGSSRSSRDDKFKKYDKPRRSSNKEGFRKISYADDKKPKVVKKDK; translated from the coding sequence ATGAGCGAAGAGATGAAATACGGCGAGAAAATTTTAAAAGAATTTGACGTAGAGAGTGACCTTGAGGTCTGGGAAAATAAGCAAACAAGGGACTATGTCATAAAGATCACTCTGCCTGAGTTTTGCTGCCTTTGCCCTCGCTCTGGTTATCCTGACTTTGCGACGATATATCTTGAATACATCCCAAACAAGCTAGTTGTCGAGCTAAAAGCGATAAAGCTTTATATAAATAGCTTTATGAACCGCAACATCAGCCACGAAGATAGTATAAATGAAATTTACTCCGTTTTAGAGAAAAAGCTTGAGCCTAAATTTATGAAGATAGTTGGTGACTTTAACCCACGTGGAAATGTTCATACAGTTATCGAGATCAGCTCTGATCTAGTCGTAAAAAAGCCAGCTGAGGATAAAGAATTTACTCCAAGAAGTAGGGAGAGAAGTTTTAGCGATAAGCCACGCGAGAGACGAAGTACAAGCGATCGCGGTAGTAGTAGAAGCAGCAGAGATGATAAATTTAAAAAATATGACAAGCCAAGAAGAAGCTCAAACAAAGAGGGCTTTAGAAAGATAAGTTATGCCGATGATAAGAAGCCAAAAGTAGTCAAAAAGGATAAATAA
- a CDS encoding HD domain-containing protein, whose protein sequence is MISAKLIEHIFKAASISRWNDYPKMANLVELDKQAHKFIIAYFIAKQEQDADMNYIIEAGIFEFLSRVVVTDIRPDVFHHIQKTKKEQINSWVLSNLEELISEIEDGKFLERFKNHFKNDKKHEKERLILKAASYLSTRWEFSIVYQTSQFLSDIEELKAKVEEEMEDYYELIGVRKIAMNQKLARLVDLSGRLRFQKRWAQTPRIPETAVLGHMLVVAILSYFYSLKAKACKKRLENNFFCALFHDLPESLTRDIISPVKYGVKGLNEIISEYEMRLIDERILPFVPEKIKDEFSYILGIRKDGEKFIKDEFENRTYERKIICHEGTMENVNEDKFNPIDGKALKYCDKLSAYIEAGISISYGVKSKELTDGFNNMYKFFSEKPKIDGVDFLEICDDFNEHFGLERPPLR, encoded by the coding sequence ATGATAAGTGCTAAGCTTATAGAACATATCTTTAAAGCAGCATCTATATCACGTTGGAATGACTATCCAAAGATGGCGAATTTAGTCGAGCTTGACAAACAGGCTCATAAATTTATCATCGCTTATTTTATAGCAAAACAAGAACAAGACGCCGATATGAACTATATCATTGAGGCTGGAATTTTTGAGTTTTTAAGTAGGGTCGTGGTCACTGACATACGACCAGATGTCTTTCATCACATCCAAAAGACAAAAAAAGAGCAGATAAATAGCTGGGTTTTAAGCAACCTAGAGGAGCTGATCTCAGAGATCGAAGATGGCAAATTTTTAGAGAGATTTAAAAACCACTTTAAAAATGATAAAAAGCATGAAAAAGAGCGTCTCATTCTAAAAGCAGCTAGCTATCTTTCCACTAGGTGGGAATTTTCTATCGTCTATCAAACGAGCCAGTTTTTAAGCGATATAGAAGAGCTTAAAGCTAAGGTTGAGGAGGAGATGGAGGATTATTATGAGCTAATTGGCGTTAGAAAGATCGCTATGAATCAAAAATTAGCCCGCCTTGTTGATCTAAGTGGTAGGCTAAGGTTTCAAAAACGCTGGGCGCAAACGCCTCGTATCCCTGAAACTGCGGTCTTAGGGCATATGCTAGTAGTTGCGATACTTAGCTATTTTTACTCACTAAAAGCAAAAGCTTGCAAAAAACGCCTAGAAAATAACTTCTTTTGTGCGCTATTTCACGACCTACCAGAGAGTCTCACAAGGGACATCATAAGCCCTGTAAAGTACGGTGTAAAGGGGCTAAATGAGATCATTAGTGAGTATGAGATGAGGCTTATTGATGAGAGGATTTTGCCATTTGTACCTGAAAAGATCAAAGATGAGTTTAGCTACATCCTTGGTATCAGAAAAGATGGCGAGAAATTTATAAAAGATGAGTTTGAAAATAGAACTTATGAGCGTAAAATCATCTGCCATGAAGGGACGATGGAAAACGTAAATGAGGATAAATTTAACCCAATCGATGGCAAAGCATTAAAATACTGCGACAAACTCTCAGCCTACATCGAAGCTGGAATTTCTATAAGCTACGGTGTCAAGTCAAAAGAGCTAACTGATGGCTTTAATAATATGTATAAATTTTTTAGCGAAAAACCTAAGATCGACGGAGTGGATTTTTTAGAAATTTGTGATGATTTTAATGAACATTTTGGTTTAGAAAGACCCCCTCTCAGATAA